The genome window CGGTGGACTTTTCCTGCTCGTCCTTGATCATGTTCGATATGCGTACGTACGTCTCCCCAATCGGCTACAACTCGACCAGTGTCGTTCGTCCAGTTCTCAGTCGTGGGGTCGATCCGGGAGACGAAATTTGCTTGCTCCGTCCGAACGAGGAATCGGACGAACAACGGGCGACAGAAGCAATCGAGGACATCAAACGACTTCTCAACGAGATTGAGCCGGACGTGACGCTCACACTCAAGCGAATTACCTACGACGACTATCCGACTGCTGTACTTGAATGCAGCGACATCATCACTGATGCGAATGGTGACGTTATCGTCAATCTCAGTGGTGGTGCCCGCGATATCCTTGTCCCGCTGACGACCGCGTCGTTTGTACACAGCGAACAGACCAATGCGACGCTGTCGTTCAGCGATATCGATGGTTCTGTTCGCGAACTCGAGTCGCCTGCGATGACAGCGTCAGTTCCGGATAATGTCGCTTCGACACTGGCCATGATCGTCGATCAGAACGAATGTGTTTCCGTACCAACCCTC of Natrarchaeobaculum sulfurireducens contains these proteins:
- the csa3 gene encoding CRISPR-associated CARF protein Csa3 gives rise to the protein MRTYVSPIGYNSTSVVRPVLSRGVDPGDEICLLRPNEESDEQRATEAIEDIKRLLNEIEPDVTLTLKRITYDDYPTAVLECSDIITDANGDVIVNLSGGARDILVPLTTASFVHSEQTNATLSFSDIDGSVRELESPAMTASVPDNVASTLAMIVDQNECVSVPTLTEELDRSKSSITRHISSLEEQGLVQAEKHGRTKIVQSTFAGELYLRGRGSQ